In the Camelus ferus isolate YT-003-E chromosome 34, BCGSAC_Cfer_1.0, whole genome shotgun sequence genome, one interval contains:
- the ARHGDIB gene encoding rho GDP-dissociation inhibitor 2: MTEKAPEPHLEEDDDDVDGKLNYKPPPQKSLKELQEMDKDDESLIKYKKTLLGDGPVVADPTAPNVTVTRLTLVCESAPGPITMDLTGDLEALKKETFVLKEGVEYRVKIHFKVNKDIVSGLKYVQHTYRTGVKVDKATFMVGSYGPRPEEYEFLTPTEEAPKGMLARGTYHNKSFFTDDDKHDHLTWEWNLSIKKEWTE, from the exons ATGACTGAAAAGGCCCCAGAACCACACCTGGAGGAGGATGACGATGACGTGGACGGCAAACTCAATTACAAGCCCCCACCTCAGAAGTCCCTGAAGGAGCTGCAGGAGATGGACAAAGATGACGAAAGTCTGATTAAGTACAAGAAGACGCTCCTGGGGGACGGTCCTGTGGTAGCAG ACCCAACAGCCCCCAATGTCACTGTTACCCGCCTTACCCTGGTTTGTGAAAGTGCCCCAGGACCAATCACCATGGACCTCACAG GGGATCTGGAAGCcctgaaaaaagaaacttttgtgctAAAGGAAGGTGTTGAATATAGAGTCAAAATTCACTTCAAA GTGAACAAGGACATTGTGTCAGGCCTGAAATATGTTCAGCACACCTACCGGACTGGGGTGAAAG tgGATAAAGCGACGTTCATGGTTGGCAGCTATGGACCTCGGCCCGAAGAGTATGAGTTTCTGACTCCTACTGAGGAGGCGCCCAAGGGCATGCTGGCCCGAGGCACTTACCACAACAAGTCCTTCTTCACGGACGATGACAAGCATGACCACCTCACCTGGGAGTGGAACCTGTCCATTAAGAAGGAGTGGACAGAATGA